In one window of Pseudomonas putida DNA:
- a CDS encoding putative porin: protein MRLVSTLTGVSLTGMMLALSAPASAAVDAKLLEMLRANGSINQAQYSELQADLAKETKEKADQKAQSERLSSFEQKVAWAAKTQIKGDVRLRYEDVNVDNPRSGSGNQDRERVRARVGFYSEINPQVDAGVRIATGSSADGRSTNQSLDNYFEKKSLWVDLAYLDWHPTAIPNLHLIGGKMQQPWVSMGDIIWDSDLNPEGVAVTYKTNLGGAELFGSAGQYTLKDNVDGDGVQFKHDAQLYHGQLGARFAPADTLKVTVGGSIYGYDNDKESAALRQFGNTTTEFNLVEGFGQIDFTGFAIPLAAYGQYVKNTDSTDGEDKAWLAGVKTKLGAWSLDYNYRDVQRNAVVSAFTDSDFGNGFTGNRGHKFKVGYEIDKNFAVGAAYLMAKTDRSQLPNTDADVDTLQVDLEAKF from the coding sequence ATGCGTCTTGTTTCTACACTTACCGGAGTTAGCCTCACCGGCATGATGCTGGCCCTGAGCGCCCCGGCCAGTGCTGCAGTCGACGCCAAGCTGCTCGAAATGCTCCGCGCCAACGGCTCGATCAACCAGGCGCAGTACAGCGAACTGCAGGCCGATCTGGCAAAAGAAACCAAGGAAAAGGCCGACCAGAAGGCACAGTCCGAGCGCCTGAGCTCCTTCGAACAGAAAGTGGCATGGGCCGCCAAGACCCAGATCAAGGGTGACGTGCGCCTGCGTTACGAAGACGTCAACGTCGACAACCCACGCAGCGGCAGCGGCAACCAGGACCGCGAGCGCGTCCGTGCCCGCGTCGGCTTCTACAGCGAAATCAACCCGCAGGTCGACGCTGGCGTGCGTATCGCCACCGGCAGCAGCGCCGATGGCCGCTCGACCAACCAGAGCCTGGATAACTACTTCGAAAAGAAATCGCTGTGGGTCGACCTGGCCTACCTCGACTGGCACCCGACCGCCATCCCGAACCTGCACCTGATCGGCGGCAAGATGCAGCAGCCTTGGGTGAGCATGGGCGACATCATCTGGGATAGCGACCTGAACCCTGAAGGTGTGGCTGTCACCTACAAGACCAACCTGGGCGGCGCCGAGCTGTTCGGTAGCGCCGGTCAGTACACCCTCAAGGACAACGTCGACGGCGACGGCGTGCAGTTCAAGCACGACGCCCAGCTGTACCACGGCCAGTTGGGTGCTCGCTTCGCACCGGCTGATACCCTCAAGGTCACCGTTGGCGGCAGCATCTACGGCTACGACAACGACAAGGAATCTGCCGCTCTGCGTCAGTTCGGCAACACCACCACCGAGTTCAACCTGGTGGAAGGCTTCGGTCAGATCGACTTCACCGGCTTCGCCATCCCGCTGGCCGCCTACGGTCAGTACGTGAAGAACACCGACAGCACCGACGGCGAAGACAAGGCCTGGCTGGCGGGTGTGAAGACCAAGCTCGGCGCCTGGAGCCTGGACTACAACTACCGCGACGTACAGCGCAACGCTGTGGTCAGCGCCTTCACCGACTCCGACTTCGGCAACGGCTTCACCGGTAATCGTGGTCACAAGTTCAAGGTCGGTTACGAAATCGACAAGAACTTCGCTGTCGGCGCGGCTTACCTGATGGCCAAGACCGACCGTTCGCAGCTGCCGAACACCGACGCGGACGTCGACACCCTGCAGGTCGACCTGGAAGCCAAGTTCTAA